One genomic window of Pungitius pungitius chromosome 11, fPunPun2.1, whole genome shotgun sequence includes the following:
- the ccne2 gene encoding G1/S-specific cyclin-E2 has protein sequence MSRRSGRITLQARDSNTLEPTARALLKRRKPEPSTKKLQPAAKKQSYEIQTCWSEDGGSPCVLIETPHKELEPADPSSFKQYTFKNLFIQPSPIPRLSWASSDDVWIKMLNKELKYVHDKSYLQRHPKLQPKMRAILLDWLLEVCEVYSLHRQTAYLAQDFFDRFMLTQENVNKDYLQLIGISALFVAAKIEEIYPPKITDFAYVTDGACDIWDIQRTELHILKALNWSLCPETPISWLKLYAQVEAQTDQENFLVPQFSQELYIQVTQLLDLCMLDISSLDFSYSVLAAAAFCHFSSFDVVHKVSGLTWDGVSPCVRWMSPFMDVLRSQAAPQLKNFPKVRPDARHNIQTHVAYLDLLRKSQEHQLDSLDSRLSPVAVGTVLTPPNSTEKPANH, from the exons ATGTCCAGACGCAG TGGTCGCATCACGTTGCAGGCCAGAGACTCAAACACACTCGAGCCGACCGCCAGAGCGCtgctgaagaggaggaagccagAG CCCTCAACGAAAAAGCTGCAACCTGCGGCCAAAAAACAAAGCTATGAGATCCAG ACGTGTTGGTCGGAGGACGGGGGGAGTCCGTGCGTCCTCATCGAGACCCCCCACAAAGAGCTGGAGCCAGCAGACCCGTCCAGCTTCAAGCAGTACACCTTCAAGAACCTCTTCATCCagccctcccccatcccccgcctcag CTGGGCCAGCTCAGACGACGTGTGGATCAAGATGCTCAACAAGGAGCTCAAGTACGTCCACGACAAGAGCTACCTGCAGCGGCACCCCAAGCTGCAGCCCAAGATGAGGGCCATCCTGCTGGACTGGCTGCTGGag GTGTGCGAGGTGTACTCGCTCCACCGGCAGACGGCCTACCTCGCCCAGGACTTCTTCGACCGCTTCATGCTGACTCAGGAGAACGTCAACAAGGACTACCTGCAGCTCATCGGCATCTCGGCGCTCTTTGTGGCCGCCAAGATAGAG GAGATCTACCCTCCTAAAATCACAGACTTCGCCTACGTCACCGATGGCGCCTGTGACATTTGGGACATCCAGCGCACGGAGCTCCACATACTGAAG GCGCTGAACTGGAGCCTCTGTCCCGAGACGCCCATCAGCTGGCTGAAGCTGTACGCTCAGGTGGAGGCCCAGACGGACCAGGAGAACTTCTTGGTGCCGCAGTTCTCTCAGGAACTGTACATCCAGGTCACGCAG CTGTTGGACCTGTGCATGCTGGACATCAGCTCCTTGGACTTCAGCTACAGCGTTCTGGCTGCAGCCGCCTTCTGCCACTTCTCCTCGTTTGACGTCGTTCACAAAGTCTCAG GGCTGACGTGGGACGGCGTGTCTCCTTGCGTGCGGTGGATGAGTCCCTTCATGGACGTGCTGCGATCTCAAGCCGCGCCTCAACTCAAGAACTTCCCCAAAGTGAGGCCCGACGCCCGCCACAACATCCAGACGCACGTGGCTTACCTGGACCTGCTG AGGAAGTCTCAGGAACATCAGCTGGACAGCCTGGACAGTCGGCTGTCGCCCGTCGCCGTGGGAACCGTCCTGACTCCGCCCAATAGCACAGAGAAGCCGGCCAATCACTGA
- the tp53inp1 gene encoding tumor protein p53-inducible nuclear protein 1, which translates to MFQRFASALFGDDGEELSRRGEEEEEEEDWILVNYLADGDGLSGSTPGPKEEQEEEEEEEDLVMVPSPVDNPQIRYSSCTSLNSTADTDGGAEEEEEEEEESGFLRLNACSLEESWFVTPPPCFTGRGVQPALLEASPLENLLIEHPSMSVYAHRSPPRRTLDPLPRSLDLELGLLPGNVPAAMAPSAGKEKGRRTLDGPRHSPCRPEVAVVPRRSTLHSACYAAALSARAGLLQQRDSNAGQRGKPLSRNAMRRLNMLRPPKTSSAHLQQPSQRHLNF; encoded by the exons ATGTTCCAGAGGTTCGCCAGCGCTCTGTTTGGGGACGACGGCGAGGAGCTGAGTCGacgcggcgaggaggaggaggaggaggaggactggatCCTGGTCAACTACCTGG ccgaTGGCGACGGCCTCTCCGGCTCCACCCCCGGTccaaaggaggagcaggaggaagaggaggaagaggaggacctgGTGATGGTCCCCTCCCCCGTGGACAATCCCCAGATCCGCtactcctcctgcacctccctcaACTCCACGGCTGACACGGACGGCggcgctgaggaggaggaagaggaagaggaggagagcgggtTCCTCCGTCTGAACGCCTGCTCCCTGGAGGAGAGCTGGTTCGTCACGCCGCCGCCGTGCTTCACGGGGCGCGGCGTGCAGCCGGCGCTCCTGGAGGCCAGCCCTCTGGAGAACCTGCTGATCGAGCACCCCAGCATGTCCGTCTACGCCCACCGCAGCCCCCCCAGGAGGACCCTGGACCCCCTGCCGCGCTCCCTCGACCTGGAACTGGGCCTGTTGCCTGGCAACGTGCCCGCCGCGATGGCGCCATCTGCCGGGAAAGAGAAGGGAAGACGCACGCTGGACGGCCCTCGACACAG cccttgCAGGCCGGAGGTGGCGGTCGTCCCGCGGCGCTCCACCCTCCACTCGGCTTGCTACGCCGCGGCGCTCTCCGCCCGCGccggcctcctgcagcagcggGACAGCAACGCCGGCCAGCGCGGCAAGCCGCTGTCCCGCAACGCCATGCGGCGCCTCAACATGCTGCGGCCCCCGAAGACAAGCTCCGCCCACCTGCAGCAGCCCAGCCAGAGACACCTCAACTTTTGa